In one Hippocampus zosterae strain Florida chromosome 10, ASM2543408v3, whole genome shotgun sequence genomic region, the following are encoded:
- the LOC127608388 gene encoding uncharacterized protein LOC127608388, protein MEIPFYLALFHLWIAKDTVCCMDTKGLLEFKSVTLGQSLTLKCHYDCSNAFVRACWSKASDNSDCLGDQSLTFCSVTLHLDTVSAQDLKYNYTCYIQVTDDPQLTTKKLRVVSLFLKAQTSAQTCTVAPTNMPANVQPRDSSGGWQFREIHVLATFSLAVALALTVLVVYSCVKYNPCSRNGDDDDDCDMSRSGSLLHSRVVFSSMNDSSASQNEQLTLRVTSLDDECQSEVPYAEIMISVRGVSTPELTQVSYLATNDSQQWRGCESRGHIQSSHSCDRLHIPQPREVSRKLSTNSEYAVITYA, encoded by the exons ATGGAGATTCCTTTTTATTTAGCACTATTTCATTTATGGATAGCTAAAG ACACCGTGTGCTGCATGGACACCAAGGGGCTCTTGGAGTTCAAGTCTGTTACATTGGGGCAATCTCTCACATTAAAATGCCATTACGACTGCTCTAATGCATTCGTTCGGGCCTGTTGGAGCAAAGCGTCTGATAACTCGGACTGCCTGGGGGACCAAAGCCTCACCTTCTGCAGCGTAACTCTACATTTGGACACTGTTTCTGCGCAAGATCTCAAGTATAACTATACTTGTTACATACAAGTAACAGATGACCCGCAGCTCACAACGAAAAAACTTCGTGTTGTATCTCTATTTCTAAAAG cccaGACAAGTGCTCAAACCTGCACAGTGGCTCCAACTAATA TGCCTGCGAATGTTCAGCCACGGGATTCAAGCGGAG GATGGCAATTTAGAGAAATTCATGTTTTGGCAACCTTTTCCCTCGCAGTGGCCTTGGCACTGACCGTGTTGGTCGTGTATTCATGTGTGAAATACAATCCATGCAGCAGAAATG GGGATGACGATGACGATTGTGATATGTCCAGATCAGG TTCATTGCTCCATTCCCGAGTTGTTTTCTCTTCAATGAATG ATTCATCGGCATCCCAAAATGAACAACTGACTTTAAGGGTTACCTCACTAG ATGATGAGTGTCAAAGTGAAGTTCCATATGCTGaaatcatgatttcagtcagagGTGTCAGTACACCAGAGCTCACTCAAGTCAGCTACTTGGCAACAAATGACTCACAACAG TGGCGAGGATGCGAATCGAGGGGTCATATACAGTCCTCACACTCATGTGACAGGCTTCACATTCCGCAGCCCAGAGAGGTCAGCCGCAAGCTGAGTACAAACTCAGAGTACGCAGTCATCACGTACGCCTGA